One Megasphaera elsdenii DSM 20460 genomic window carries:
- a CDS encoding NYN domain-containing protein, with translation MNQEMKLAVLIDAENISSKYIDVILSEANNLGDVIYKRIYGNWTTPQMASWRNTILDNAIQPVQQYSNTIRKNSSDSALIIDTMDLLYQSNLDGFCIVSSDSDFTRLASRLRESQKYVLGMGESKTPRSFISACNKFLYLDVLWEEAEEHESEVQENEGHDETPSQETASHKAEKGETPAAHPVGPAPIHTLTPPESPTAHGKTPGKDFSTIRQALIKLTEENSDDNGWIFSGTLGNLLSKQFSDFDVRNFGYKKFVPFIESLKLFDVNTFTDEKNRTVKHNYFKLKQAPKRPRRTFRPYYKQRGR, from the coding sequence ATGAATCAAGAAATGAAACTCGCCGTCCTCATCGACGCCGAAAATATTTCCAGCAAATACATCGACGTCATCTTATCTGAAGCGAACAATCTCGGCGATGTCATCTACAAACGCATTTACGGCAACTGGACGACGCCCCAGATGGCGTCGTGGCGCAACACCATTTTAGATAACGCCATCCAGCCCGTCCAGCAGTACAGCAACACGATCCGCAAAAATTCGTCGGACTCGGCCCTCATCATCGACACGATGGATTTATTGTACCAGAGCAATCTCGACGGCTTCTGCATCGTTTCGTCAGACAGCGATTTCACCCGTCTGGCCTCGCGCCTGCGGGAATCGCAGAAATACGTCCTGGGCATGGGCGAAAGCAAGACACCCCGTTCCTTCATCTCGGCATGCAATAAGTTCCTCTATCTCGATGTCCTTTGGGAAGAAGCAGAAGAACACGAATCCGAAGTCCAGGAAAACGAAGGGCACGACGAAACACCGTCTCAGGAAACGGCCAGCCATAAAGCAGAAAAAGGGGAAACTCCGGCAGCCCATCCAGTAGGACCGGCTCCCATCCATACGTTGACACCGCCGGAATCACCGACGGCGCATGGCAAGACGCCGGGCAAAGATTTTTCTACGATCCGCCAGGCTTTGATCAAGTTGACCGAAGAAAACTCCGATGACAACGGCTGGATTTTCTCGGGCACCCTGGGAAATCTCCTGAGCAAGCAGTTCTCCGACTTCGACGTCCGCAATTTCGGCTATAAGAAATTCGTCCCCTTCATCGAATCGCTGAAACTCTTTGACGTCAACACCTTCACGGACGAAAAGAACCGCACAGTCAAACACAACTACTTCAAGCTCAAACAGGCACCGAAACGACCGCGGCGCACCTTCCGCCCTTATTATAAACAGCGCGGCCGTTAA
- a CDS encoding LacI family DNA-binding transcriptional regulator, translating to MSTIKDIAKAAGVSIATVSIVLNGKGRERKISQETQQRIYKIAQDLNYVPNQSAKKLRSAKKDSYAIAFYWATDFRINYLARITLGIQEEIMKQDKAIHLTVVPYKVDQLQKQLDAMQNEFFNGIIIANMSNKDMDYLNSIHIPCPVVLFNRESDKYSSVTMDNYTIGCNVAKHFIDKGIFDAGVLTHDTSFPIMRTWMQGFLDTFAKAGHPVPETNIVLCDTSSSSAVEATKKLYAEKRMPRSLFCESDVLAHGVLYACHELGVAIPQDMEVFTIGINMAEFNDYAIPSLSRVDIPMGEIGQHCLHLMVDLIEKKKPNPTVQFVEGKEIIGQSSPR from the coding sequence GTGTCCACAATTAAAGACATTGCCAAAGCTGCTGGCGTTTCCATCGCCACCGTTTCCATCGTCTTGAACGGTAAAGGCCGGGAACGGAAAATCTCACAGGAAACACAACAGCGTATATACAAAATTGCACAAGACCTGAACTACGTCCCCAACCAGTCGGCAAAAAAACTGCGGTCGGCTAAAAAGGACAGCTATGCCATTGCCTTCTATTGGGCAACGGACTTCCGTATCAACTACCTGGCCCGTATCACCCTTGGGATCCAGGAAGAAATCATGAAGCAAGATAAGGCGATCCATCTGACCGTCGTCCCATATAAAGTCGATCAACTGCAAAAACAGCTCGACGCGATGCAAAACGAATTTTTCAACGGCATCATCATTGCAAACATGTCGAATAAAGATATGGACTACCTGAATTCCATCCATATCCCTTGCCCGGTCGTCCTCTTTAACCGGGAATCGGACAAGTACAGCAGCGTCACCATGGACAACTATACAATCGGCTGCAACGTCGCCAAGCACTTCATCGATAAGGGCATTTTCGATGCCGGCGTCCTGACTCATGACACGTCGTTCCCGATCATGCGCACGTGGATGCAGGGCTTCCTCGATACGTTCGCAAAGGCAGGACACCCTGTTCCGGAAACGAACATCGTTCTCTGCGATACGTCGTCTTCAAGTGCTGTCGAAGCGACGAAGAAACTCTATGCAGAAAAGCGGATGCCCCGGTCCCTGTTCTGTGAATCCGACGTCCTGGCCCACGGCGTGCTTTACGCCTGTCATGAACTGGGCGTAGCCATCCCGCAGGACATGGAAGTCTTTACCATTGGGATCAACATGGCCGAGTTCAACGACTATGCAATTCCCTCGCTGTCCCGCGTCGACATCCCCATGGGTGAAATCGGCCAGCACTGCCTGCACCTCATGGTCGACCTCATTGAAAAGAAAAAACCGAACCCTACAGTCCAATTCGTAGAAGGAAAAGAAATCATAGGCCAATCGTCACCGCGGTAA
- a CDS encoding oxidoreductase, with product MKYPLLHETLKVGSIVLKNRLVMPPMATEKSAKGQVTDGLIAYYGDMARSGPGLIIQEHSFVSPDGRASANQVSLAADADIPGLQRLTAAVHAQGVPILAQISHAGSAAHRAITGQEVISASAVPNPSRAAAVHGQPEFPREMTQGDIQCIIQAFVDAAARAQQAGYDGVEIHSAHGYLLDQFYSPLTNRRTDDYTGRTLEGRTRLQVEIIQAIRRRLGKDFVLSLRLGGSDYMDGGAVCAEVGQAAKLFEAAGLDMLSLSGGMSFFFRPGHTEAGYFAELAEAAKTGTTLPVMLTGGIADGAEAETFLEKGQADLIGIGRAALRDHQIYQKILSM from the coding sequence ATGAAGTATCCATTATTGCATGAAACGCTGAAAGTTGGCTCCATTGTTTTAAAGAACCGCCTGGTCATGCCGCCGATGGCGACGGAAAAGTCGGCGAAAGGCCAGGTAACGGATGGCCTGATTGCCTATTATGGCGACATGGCCCGCAGCGGCCCGGGGCTGATCATCCAGGAACACAGTTTCGTTTCGCCTGACGGCCGGGCCAGTGCCAACCAGGTGTCGCTGGCGGCTGATGCGGATATTCCCGGTCTGCAGCGCCTGACGGCGGCTGTCCATGCGCAGGGCGTGCCGATTCTGGCACAGATCAGCCATGCCGGCAGTGCAGCCCATCGGGCTATTACCGGCCAGGAAGTCATCAGTGCCAGTGCTGTTCCCAATCCGTCACGGGCCGCTGCGGTCCACGGTCAGCCAGAATTTCCCCGGGAAATGACGCAAGGCGATATCCAGTGCATCATCCAGGCCTTTGTCGATGCCGCTGCCCGGGCACAGCAGGCCGGTTACGATGGCGTGGAAATCCATTCAGCCCATGGCTATCTGCTGGACCAGTTCTATTCGCCGTTGACGAATCGGCGGACCGATGATTATACGGGCCGTACCCTGGAAGGGCGGACGCGGCTTCAGGTTGAAATCATTCAGGCTATCCGCCGTCGCCTGGGGAAAGATTTTGTCCTTTCCCTGCGCTTAGGCGGCAGTGATTACATGGATGGCGGCGCTGTCTGTGCAGAAGTCGGCCAAGCCGCGAAGCTTTTTGAAGCTGCCGGCCTCGATATGCTCAGCCTTTCTGGCGGCATGAGCTTCTTCTTCCGTCCAGGTCATACGGAAGCGGGATACTTTGCCGAACTGGCAGAAGCGGCTAAAACGGGGACGACCCTTCCCGTCATGCTGACTGGCGGCATTGCTGACGGCGCTGAAGCGGAAACCTTCCTGGAAAAAGGCCAGGCTGACCTCATCGGCATCGGACGGGCAGCACTCCGGGACCACCAGATTTACCAAAAAATCTTGTCAATGTGA
- a CDS encoding RNA-guided endonuclease TnpB family protein yields MSNLTKTIKLRIHATSEQEFLFRQMTEQYRQACNFVSQYIFDNRFNMAYQSLNRELYRDLRSQFGLKSQLAQSSIKTTIARYKTVKQQLFQNPYRYKDENGNWQRIAKTWEWLWKPIFFTRPQADLVRNRDYSFVDDGQILSINTLGKRTKCTFEGEHFAEYLDGAYDLGTAKLVELKGLWYLHIPVTQAVEDFQKENVRHVVGIDRGLRFLTVSYDEQGKTEFVSGKKMATKRHKFQEVRRQLQSKGTKSAKRRLKAISGRENRWMSDVNHQISKTLVEKYGKDTLFVLEDLTGVSFEESHLSKTAKQNCDLRSWAFYQLEQFLTYKAHENRSEVLKVSAKYTSQRCPKCGTIHKENRDHHKHLYRCQCGYRSNDDRIGAMNIQLLGTMWISGDNHPRYKRITTALE; encoded by the coding sequence GTGTCTAACCTAACTAAAACGATAAAACTTCGTATACATGCTACTTCTGAACAAGAGTTTCTGTTCCGTCAGATGACGGAACAATACCGTCAGGCTTGTAACTTCGTGTCGCAGTACATCTTCGACAACCGATTTAACATGGCCTACCAAAGTCTTAACAGAGAACTGTACAGGGACCTGCGCAGCCAGTTCGGTCTGAAATCGCAGCTGGCCCAGTCTTCTATCAAGACGACGATTGCCAGATATAAGACGGTAAAACAACAGCTCTTCCAAAATCCTTACAGATATAAGGATGAGAATGGCAACTGGCAACGCATCGCCAAGACATGGGAATGGCTTTGGAAGCCGATATTCTTTACTCGTCCGCAAGCTGATTTGGTCCGTAACCGAGATTACAGTTTCGTGGATGATGGTCAAATCCTATCTATCAATACACTCGGAAAAAGAACCAAATGCACTTTTGAGGGCGAACATTTCGCTGAATACCTTGATGGCGCTTATGACCTTGGAACAGCAAAACTGGTCGAACTCAAAGGGTTATGGTATCTCCATATTCCCGTAACCCAAGCTGTCGAAGATTTTCAGAAAGAAAACGTCCGTCACGTTGTCGGTATTGACCGCGGATTACGTTTTCTTACTGTTAGTTACGACGAACAGGGCAAAACTGAATTCGTCTCTGGTAAGAAGATGGCTACTAAACGCCATAAATTTCAGGAAGTCCGCCGTCAGCTCCAGTCTAAAGGTACAAAATCAGCAAAGCGTAGGCTCAAAGCCATTTCTGGACGAGAGAACCGTTGGATGTCTGATGTAAACCATCAGATTTCTAAGACACTCGTTGAAAAATACGGCAAAGATACGCTGTTTGTGCTTGAAGATCTGACCGGTGTTAGCTTCGAAGAGTCCCATCTTTCAAAAACTGCTAAACAAAATTGCGACCTGCGCAGCTGGGCGTTCTATCAGTTGGAACAATTCTTGACTTATAAAGCTCATGAAAATCGTTCCGAAGTTCTGAAGGTATCTGCTAAGTATACCTCTCAACGTTGTCCCAAATGCGGTACTATCCACAAGGAAAATCGTGACCATCACAAACACTTATATCGTTGCCAGTGTGGTTACAGATCTAACGATGACCGTATCGGAGCTATGAATATTCAGCTCCTCGGAACTATGTGGATTTCTGGAGATAACCATCCTCGTTACAAAAGAATAACAACTGCTTTGGAGTAA
- a CDS encoding 3'-5' exonuclease family protein, which yields MDTNTQKALESLRRRKVNASIAIAADLANDNLNSICRLALAWISDGNVHGISYFIKPREGPVQAHNLTEDMLADSKPFDVVWDEDIAFLLKDAVLSAYRSERLFPAIKASYEASGRELPLKDVYIRDLKFLASTYMPNLANDSLSSILHRMKIPVDMDNALSRAMACICGLSWLENLYPISSYGIPLSAILAGALQGQPEEVVETREEREAREQKEAKYAKLTYYTKMLFLPFVIFCLFITIYYVHRYGEAAQSNVNFSRYSTSGVPELSDSEKEAQQEKTRLPSSSGRYLMMRGTYVIPDETTIPTFLKASHDRDMETIRSLVRSDKILVFAKPTRIQITGDKDKNGFVPIQILEGDYADRTGFAPDDMISK from the coding sequence ATGGATACGAATACACAAAAGGCGCTGGAATCACTGCGCCGGCGAAAAGTCAATGCATCCATTGCCATCGCAGCCGACCTGGCCAACGACAACTTAAACAGTATCTGCCGCCTGGCATTGGCCTGGATCAGTGACGGCAACGTCCACGGCATTTCCTATTTTATCAAGCCCCGCGAAGGGCCGGTCCAAGCACATAACCTGACCGAAGACATGCTGGCTGACAGCAAGCCTTTCGACGTCGTCTGGGATGAAGACATTGCCTTTCTCCTCAAAGACGCCGTCCTCTCTGCCTACCGCTCGGAACGGCTCTTCCCAGCCATCAAGGCCAGCTACGAAGCATCAGGACGGGAACTGCCCCTGAAGGATGTCTACATCAGGGACTTGAAATTCCTGGCTTCGACGTATATGCCCAACTTGGCCAACGACTCCTTATCGTCGATTCTGCACCGCATGAAGATTCCCGTCGATATGGACAATGCCCTGAGCCGGGCTATGGCCTGCATCTGTGGTCTGAGCTGGCTGGAAAACCTCTATCCCATTTCCAGCTACGGTATCCCTTTATCGGCTATCCTGGCTGGCGCCTTGCAAGGGCAGCCAGAAGAAGTCGTCGAGACGCGGGAAGAACGGGAAGCACGGGAGCAGAAAGAGGCAAAATATGCCAAACTGACGTATTACACCAAAATGCTATTCCTGCCCTTCGTCATCTTCTGCCTGTTCATCACCATTTATTATGTCCACCGTTATGGTGAAGCCGCGCAGTCCAATGTCAACTTCTCCCGCTATTCGACGAGCGGCGTCCCGGAACTGAGCGATTCCGAAAAAGAAGCGCAGCAGGAAAAGACGCGCCTGCCTTCGAGCAGCGGCCGCTACCTCATGATGCGCGGGACCTACGTCATCCCCGACGAAACGACGATACCCACCTTCCTCAAGGCCAGCCACGACCGCGATATGGAAACCATCCGGTCCCTCGTCCGGTCCGATAAAATCCTGGTCTTTGCCAAGCCGACACGTATCCAGATCACCGGTGACAAAGACAAGAACGGCTTCGTCCCCATCCAAATCCTGGAAGGCGATTATGCCGACCGCACCGGATTCGCTCCGGATGACATGATAAGTAAATAA
- a CDS encoding ATP-binding protein yields MYQPFIGRKEELDALEKLYETEGFQMMVVYGRRRIGKSTLLSHFIRGKKAIFYTAARNGLQRNLQLLSRRVLDVLAPDLNTLTFSTYEELFAFLSNKCQEERIIFIIDEFPYLAEQAPELLSILQKYIDTEWMQGNMYLILCGSSISFMEEEVLSEKSPLFGRRTAQLQVKPFSYREAADFVSSYTPAEKAVCYGITGGVAKYLSLLRDTKSLDENIVSLFFAKTGYMYEEPSNLLTQEFRNITTYNAIIEAIASGRTKQNAIADLTHLEPSTTSHAIQNLIKTGILKKEYAITDERNKRKVRYTFADHMFRFWYRFLPNGIDAIELGHGDAYYQHVVKPSISDYMGDVFEDMCRHYTLYMGLTGNLPCMITRVGKWWGTDPRKKEETDIDVVGLDTIKKEAILGECKFKNERLDKSVYEALRNRTGLIDHHYRTVQYLLFSKSGFSDWILTHQKEEAIMPIDLMQMYTSH; encoded by the coding sequence ATGTATCAACCATTTATTGGCAGAAAAGAAGAGCTAGATGCTCTAGAAAAACTATATGAAACAGAGGGATTCCAAATGATGGTCGTTTACGGACGTCGGCGCATTGGTAAATCCACGTTACTTAGTCATTTTATCCGAGGAAAAAAAGCTATCTTTTACACGGCAGCCCGCAATGGTCTCCAACGGAATTTACAACTCTTGAGCCGGCGAGTCCTTGACGTCTTGGCTCCTGACTTAAATACGTTAACCTTTTCAACGTATGAAGAGTTATTCGCTTTTCTCTCCAACAAATGCCAGGAAGAACGCATTATTTTCATTATCGATGAGTTCCCTTATCTTGCAGAACAAGCTCCAGAACTATTATCCATATTACAAAAATATATCGACACCGAATGGATGCAAGGAAATATGTATTTGATTCTTTGCGGCTCCTCTATCAGCTTCATGGAAGAAGAAGTATTGAGCGAAAAAAGTCCTCTTTTCGGCAGGCGGACAGCCCAATTACAGGTCAAACCGTTTTCTTATCGCGAAGCTGCTGATTTCGTTTCCTCCTATACGCCCGCTGAAAAAGCCGTATGTTACGGGATTACGGGTGGTGTCGCAAAATACTTATCCTTACTGCGGGATACGAAATCTTTAGACGAAAATATAGTCAGCTTATTCTTCGCAAAAACCGGTTATATGTATGAAGAGCCATCCAATCTGCTGACACAAGAATTTCGCAATATTACGACATATAACGCCATTATCGAAGCTATTGCATCAGGACGAACGAAACAAAATGCGATTGCAGACCTCACCCATTTAGAGCCATCTACGACAAGTCATGCCATACAAAATCTTATTAAAACAGGAATCTTAAAAAAAGAATATGCTATTACTGATGAACGGAATAAGCGCAAAGTCCGCTATACTTTTGCCGATCACATGTTCCGCTTCTGGTACCGCTTTCTGCCAAATGGCATTGATGCCATTGAACTCGGTCACGGCGACGCATATTATCAACATGTCGTAAAACCAAGTATTTCAGATTATATGGGCGACGTCTTTGAAGATATGTGCCGCCACTATACTTTATATATGGGATTGACAGGAAATCTTCCTTGTATGATAACCCGTGTGGGCAAATGGTGGGGAACGGACCCCCGAAAGAAAGAAGAAACGGATATTGACGTTGTCGGCTTGGATACCATAAAAAAAGAAGCCATTCTAGGAGAATGTAAATTTAAAAATGAACGGCTCGACAAATCCGTCTATGAAGCTTTGCGCAACCGCACAGGACTTATAGACCATCATTATCGAACCGTCCAGTATCTGCTTTTTTCAAAAAGTGGTTTTTCTGATTGGATCCTGACCCATCAAAAAGAAGAAGCTATCATGCCTATTGATTTAATGCAAATGTATACGTCACATTGA
- a CDS encoding EamA family transporter: MKIERMAPLCVVAAGICWGIIGLFTRQLSAYGLSPLQITFGRSLVTAVVMTGLILCRYPERLRIAWRDAWMFLGTGLGSIVFFNICYFTAIELTTLSVAAILLYTAPSIVMVFSIFLFHERFTRRKGLCLVLAFAGCVLVSGLGLGHVEAAGILAGLGSGFGYALYSVFGHYALAKYEPLTVTVWTFIIASLGLLPFCHFGMMASLAISVPYTGLLFALLGLMSTALPFGLYTTGLQHMEAGRASILASVEPLTSTVVGIAVFHEALTLTGAAGIVCILGAVILLAKKEKPSG; this comes from the coding sequence ATGAAAATAGAACGTATGGCGCCTCTTTGCGTCGTCGCAGCGGGTATCTGCTGGGGCATCATCGGCTTGTTTACCCGCCAGCTGTCGGCGTATGGATTGTCGCCGCTGCAGATTACTTTTGGCCGTTCCCTGGTGACGGCTGTCGTCATGACTGGCCTCATCCTCTGCCGGTATCCGGAGAGACTGCGCATTGCCTGGCGCGATGCCTGGATGTTCCTGGGGACCGGCCTGGGGAGCATCGTCTTCTTCAATATCTGCTATTTTACAGCCATCGAATTGACGACGTTGTCTGTCGCGGCCATTTTGCTCTATACCGCGCCGAGCATCGTCATGGTGTTTTCCATCTTCCTCTTTCATGAACGATTTACGCGGCGCAAGGGGTTATGCCTGGTCCTGGCCTTTGCCGGCTGTGTCCTGGTCAGCGGCCTGGGCCTGGGCCATGTCGAGGCCGCTGGCATCCTGGCCGGCCTGGGGAGCGGTTTCGGCTATGCCCTTTATTCCGTCTTCGGCCATTATGCGCTGGCCAAATATGAACCGCTGACGGTTACGGTCTGGACCTTCATCATCGCATCCCTGGGGCTCCTGCCCTTCTGTCATTTCGGCATGATGGCGTCCCTGGCCATATCGGTGCCTTATACGGGGCTTCTCTTTGCCCTCCTGGGGCTGATGTCGACGGCTTTGCCCTTTGGTCTCTATACGACCGGCCTCCAGCATATGGAAGCGGGCCGGGCCTCTATCCTGGCGTCTGTCGAACCCTTGACGTCGACGGTCGTGGGCATCGCCGTTTTCCATGAAGCTCTGACCTTGACGGGAGCCGCCGGCATCGTCTGTATTCTGGGAGCGGTCATACTCTTGGCGAAAAAAGAGAAGCCTAGCGGATAA
- a CDS encoding nicotinate-nucleotide--dimethylbenzimidazole phosphoribosyltransferase, translated as MTVSYENYRRQALHQIDNLAKPPGSLGLLEKQAKQILLAWGTFHRELRPKHIIFAADNGVVQAGVVAQLADITYMQSCHMVQGTSAVTCFCRSQDIPYEVVDVGIDSADAVGLDRKIARGTKNFAVEPAMSREQLVQAMATGRERVQAAAKEGINLLSFGEMGIGNTTTSAAVLTALSPKKMSWLTGFGSARGNYKLLFHKRRVIAAAIKAYEKELQTPADALRCVGGFDLASLCGAMMACVDEKIPFYIDGFITATALACAIAMKPAVRDYALPSHISREPGMAQALRLCGIDEYEVPIQAGLSLGEGTGAVLGVTLMKTMMYAVCHMATLDGINQEAQDRYDRRKGDETNG; from the coding sequence ATGACTGTGAGTTATGAAAATTACCGGCGCCAGGCCCTGCACCAGATCGACAATCTGGCTAAGCCGCCGGGCAGCCTGGGACTTTTGGAAAAGCAGGCCAAGCAGATTTTACTGGCCTGGGGGACTTTTCATCGGGAACTGCGGCCCAAACACATCATTTTTGCCGCCGACAATGGCGTTGTCCAAGCCGGTGTCGTCGCTCAGTTAGCGGATATAACCTATATGCAGAGCTGCCATATGGTCCAAGGAACGTCGGCTGTGACCTGTTTTTGCCGTAGCCAGGACATTCCTTATGAAGTCGTCGATGTCGGTATCGACAGTGCCGATGCCGTCGGCTTAGACCGTAAAATCGCCAGGGGAACGAAAAATTTCGCCGTCGAACCGGCTATGAGCCGGGAACAACTGGTACAAGCCATGGCGACGGGACGCGAACGGGTACAGGCAGCTGCCAAAGAGGGAATCAATCTCCTGTCGTTTGGCGAAATGGGCATTGGCAATACGACGACGTCAGCAGCTGTTCTCACCGCCTTGTCTCCGAAAAAGATGTCCTGGCTGACCGGTTTTGGTTCGGCCCGGGGTAATTATAAACTGCTCTTCCACAAGCGGCGCGTCATTGCTGCAGCTATCAAAGCCTATGAAAAAGAACTCCAGACACCGGCCGATGCCCTGCGCTGCGTCGGCGGCTTTGATTTGGCGTCACTCTGCGGTGCTATGATGGCCTGTGTTGATGAAAAAATACCTTTTTATATCGACGGCTTCATTACGGCGACGGCCCTGGCCTGTGCCATTGCCATGAAACCTGCCGTCCGCGATTATGCCTTGCCGTCCCATATTTCCCGGGAGCCCGGCATGGCTCAGGCCCTGCGCCTGTGCGGCATCGATGAATACGAAGTCCCCATCCAGGCGGGCCTCTCATTGGGGGAAGGGACAGGGGCCGTCTTAGGCGTCACTCTCATGAAGACTATGATGTATGCCGTCTGTCACATGGCGACCCTGGACGGCATCAACCAGGAAGCTCAGGACCGCTACGACCGCCGAAAAGGAGATGAAACGAATGGATGA
- a CDS encoding type II toxin-antitoxin system RelB/DinJ family antitoxin, producing the protein MDEETREKARAIFERLGLTEEQAVELFYKRTIAAGKMPFAAGEPEAKKIKKKRMNERFAEWDAF; encoded by the coding sequence ATGGATGAAGAAACGAGAGAAAAAGCCCGGGCCATCTTTGAACGCCTGGGACTGACAGAAGAACAAGCGGTAGAACTCTTTTATAAGCGGACCATTGCCGCCGGAAAAATGCCCTTTGCCGCAGGCGAACCGGAAGCCAAGAAAATCAAGAAGAAACGCATGAACGAACGCTTCGCCGAATGGGATGCTTTTTGA